The following proteins are encoded in a genomic region of Bufo bufo chromosome 11, aBufBuf1.1, whole genome shotgun sequence:
- the NFKBIA gene encoding NF-kappa-B inhibitor alpha: MTMRSMDYSGNMVMDGDLRMPGKDKLLQATEDRNDSGLDSLREEDYNNIVKEMQNLSIPPQQNIQDYEPEAWKTQANEDGDTLLHLAIIHEEKQVAAEAIKRSYRDAFYLNQQNNFYQTPLHLAIITDQSEIAAKLLEAGCDPEVRDYRGNTALHIACENGSLRGVGTIVQNCNSHLPSLLQYTNYNGHTCLHLASNNGFLAIVENLIKLGADINAQEPCNGRTALHMAVDKQNAELMFLLLKYGADVNRVTYQGYSPCQLTWGRSNLQIQQYLLTVTEKSLQYLPESEDEDSSESEHSDDEYMYDDVCISVGPRMI; this comes from the exons ATGACTATGAGATCTATGGATTATTCTGGGAATATGGTGATGGACGGAGATCTCAGGATGCCTGGGAAAGACAAGCTGTTGCAGGCCACTGAAGATAGAAATGACAGCGGACTAGACTCTTTGAGAGAAGAAGACTATAATAATATAGTGAAAGAGATGCAAAATCTATCAATCCCTCCACAACAAAACATCCAGGACTATGAACCGGAGGCATGGAAAACGCAGGCAAACGAGGATGGAGATAC actCCTTCATTTGGCAATTATTCATGAGGAAAAACAAGTGGCAGCAGAGGCCATCAAGAGATCCTACAGAGATGCTTTTTACCTGAACCAGCAGAATAACTTTTATCAG ACACCACTTCATCTGGCTATAATAACCGATCAGTCTGAAATTGCTGCAAAGCTCCTTGAAGCTGGCTGTGATCCTGAAGTTAGAGACTATCGGGGAAATACAgctctacacattgcctgtgaaaACGGCTCTCTACGTGGGGTTGGAACTATTGTCCAGAACTGCAACTCCCACCTGCCATCCCTCCTACAGTACACAAACTATAATG GTCACACATGCCTACACTTGGCATCAAATAATGGCTTCCTTGCTATTGTGGAGAACTTGATTAAGCTGGGGGCAGATATTAATGCACAG gaacCATGTAATGGCCGCACAGCTCTGCACATGGCTGTGGACAAACAGAATGCCGAACTCATGTTTTTGCTGCTGAAGTATGGAGCAGATGTGAATAGAGTCACCTACCAAGGCTACTCACCATGCCAGCTCACCTGGGGGAGAAGTAACCTCCAAATTCAACAGTACCTGCTAACTGTGACAGAAAAGAGCCTGCAGTACCTGCCAGAAAGTGAAGATGAAGACAGTTCAGAGTCAGAACATTCAGATGATGAG TATATGTATGATGATGTTTGCATATCTGTGGGCCCAAGGATGATTTAG